The Sphingobium sp. JS3065 genome includes a region encoding these proteins:
- a CDS encoding ParB/RepB/Spo0J family partition protein: MTNPNIIYVRALDCTKSPHNVRTQSDADADAELEANIGESGIVLQNLIGVAVPRKKGHYSIFGGGRRLDRIHSLIAKGIFGEDFMVPVLPVKNARDAIEMSMAENYFNLAMNPADECRGFQAIIEREKKTPVDVAKRFGKTERFVLGRLRLAGLAEPVFEALRTSEITLEVATAYASTSDTERQAKVFEQMATSYHRHNVNEIRRHLASGSYNGGDPKALLVGREAYVAAGGHIDSDLFSNTITEIWRDGDLVDRLAAEALATAAEAIRDREGFAEVRTIPATTIPYSETFQLARLVGEPAPLAPEAEVRKAEIETEIAEIERQAEEADGYTEEQSDRVEALEEEIGAIIDTQEVITETQKASAIAYVMIGKDGQPCIYEQLYVAVSEDPDEEDEDEDIGDDEDAAEHDGEDAESPATERYSQKLKDELAMMKTELLALHIANDPHFALDLGTFIMVDDACRAGYYGMPSELRARSPSPRVSGFTSDTPAAQAWAKLDEALDRSWINYREIHERYDAFCALDDGARAAWLGWAVARTLHAVPDGMTGGSFLNHLGAKLRIDVAAWWRPTARNFFDRITKPAILKLFEAIGGNELKSRYAASRKFDLAASSEKLFAGQIIAEAEVKERAIAWLPGPMRFATEDAEADETLFGDAPMMANDQDLGDAEQMQDDKPVILPEAA; encoded by the coding sequence ATGACGAACCCGAACATCATCTACGTGCGGGCCCTGGACTGCACCAAATCGCCTCACAATGTCCGCACCCAAAGCGATGCGGATGCGGATGCCGAACTGGAAGCCAATATCGGCGAGAGCGGCATCGTCCTTCAGAACCTGATTGGCGTCGCCGTGCCGCGCAAGAAGGGCCATTACAGCATCTTCGGTGGCGGTCGCCGGCTCGACCGTATTCACAGCCTCATCGCCAAGGGCATTTTCGGCGAGGATTTCATGGTCCCGGTCCTTCCGGTGAAGAATGCCCGCGACGCCATCGAGATGAGCATGGCCGAAAACTACTTCAATCTCGCCATGAATCCGGCTGACGAATGCCGGGGCTTCCAGGCTATCATCGAGCGCGAAAAGAAGACGCCCGTCGACGTTGCCAAGCGCTTCGGCAAAACCGAGCGTTTCGTACTCGGCAGGCTGCGCCTTGCAGGCTTGGCGGAACCGGTCTTCGAGGCGCTGCGCACAAGCGAGATCACGCTGGAAGTCGCCACGGCCTATGCCAGCACCTCCGACACCGAGCGGCAGGCGAAGGTGTTCGAGCAGATGGCAACCAGCTATCACCGGCATAATGTGAACGAGATCCGGCGGCATCTCGCCAGCGGCTCGTACAATGGCGGTGATCCCAAGGCACTGCTCGTCGGCCGCGAAGCCTATGTCGCGGCGGGCGGTCACATCGACAGCGACCTCTTCTCCAACACCATCACAGAGATCTGGCGCGACGGCGACCTGGTCGACCGTCTCGCCGCCGAGGCGCTCGCGACGGCAGCGGAAGCGATCCGCGACCGTGAAGGGTTTGCCGAAGTCCGCACGATCCCGGCAACGACCATTCCCTATTCGGAGACCTTCCAGCTCGCGCGTCTCGTCGGCGAGCCTGCCCCGCTCGCACCCGAGGCCGAGGTTCGCAAGGCGGAGATCGAAACGGAGATCGCCGAAATCGAAAGGCAAGCCGAGGAAGCCGACGGTTATACCGAGGAACAGTCCGATCGGGTCGAGGCGCTCGAGGAAGAGATCGGCGCGATCATCGATACGCAGGAGGTCATTACGGAAACGCAGAAAGCCTCGGCGATCGCCTATGTCATGATCGGCAAGGACGGCCAGCCCTGCATCTACGAGCAGCTCTATGTCGCGGTTTCGGAAGACCCCGACGAGGAGGATGAAGACGAAGACATCGGTGACGACGAGGATGCGGCCGAGCATGACGGGGAGGACGCAGAGTCACCCGCGACCGAGCGCTACAGCCAGAAGCTCAAGGACGAACTGGCGATGATGAAAACCGAGCTGCTCGCGCTTCATATCGCCAATGACCCGCACTTCGCACTTGATCTCGGCACCTTCATCATGGTCGATGATGCCTGCCGCGCGGGCTATTACGGGATGCCTAGCGAACTTCGGGCAAGGTCGCCGAGCCCGCGCGTCTCCGGCTTTACCAGCGACACTCCGGCCGCACAGGCCTGGGCGAAGCTCGACGAAGCGCTCGATCGGAGCTGGATCAACTATAGGGAGATCCATGAGCGCTATGATGCCTTCTGCGCGCTCGATGACGGCGCCCGCGCGGCCTGGCTCGGTTGGGCGGTTGCCCGGACGCTCCATGCCGTTCCCGACGGCATGACCGGCGGCAGCTTCCTCAATCATCTGGGGGCCAAGCTTCGCATCGATGTCGCGGCCTGGTGGCGTCCGACCGCGCGCAACTTCTTCGATCGCATCACCAAGCCTGCGATCCTGAAGCTGTTCGAGGCCATTGGCGGCAACGAACTGAAGAGCCGCTATGCGGCATCGCGCAAGTTCGATCTTGCCGCATCGTCCGAAAAGTTGTTCGCCGGCCAGATCATCGCCGAGGCGGAGGTCAAGGAGCGGGCGATCGCCTGGCTTCCCGGACCGATGCGGTTTGCCACGGAGGATGCGGAGGCCGACGAGACCCTGTTCGGAGATGCGCCGATGATGGCGAACGATCAGGACCTGGGCGACGCCGAGCAGATGCAGGACGACAAACCGGTCATACTGCCCGAGGCGGCCTGA
- a CDS encoding toprim domain-containing protein, which yields MSNSARNLELEAAASELVKRLGGVWRPNGGMCCCPAHADRTPSLSVRIGDRSLLFKCFAGCSGVDIIRAVRRMKLDVPVEHNVGPLASSHYDTDMAERARTIWNQASPIADTPAAAYLAARGIVHLSPALRFHPRTPLGRGRSVRFRPALIAAVREQSRIVAVQRNFLDRANAGLAADLPKPKLTLGRPLAGAVQLYRPGNCLGIAEGIETAESAALLLGIPVWAALGSERLARIAIPDFVERLILLPDNDLAGRLAERQAQLAYARAGREIVTHWPWYRLNDWNRVLLREGKEVGDRVRLAA from the coding sequence ATGTCGAATTCAGCACGTAATCTTGAACTCGAGGCCGCGGCGTCCGAGCTCGTCAAAAGGCTTGGCGGCGTCTGGCGTCCCAATGGCGGGATGTGCTGCTGCCCTGCCCATGCCGACCGGACGCCCAGTCTGTCGGTACGCATTGGCGATCGGAGCCTGTTGTTCAAATGTTTCGCCGGTTGCTCGGGCGTCGACATCATTCGAGCGGTCCGGCGAATGAAGCTGGATGTTCCCGTGGAGCATAATGTGGGACCGCTCGCGTCGTCGCATTACGACACAGATATGGCCGAGCGTGCTCGTACGATCTGGAATCAAGCCAGCCCCATCGCTGATACGCCTGCAGCCGCCTATCTTGCTGCTCGGGGTATTGTGCATCTGTCACCGGCGTTGCGTTTCCACCCGCGCACGCCGCTTGGGCGAGGACGGTCGGTTCGCTTTCGGCCAGCATTGATAGCGGCCGTCCGCGAGCAATCGCGGATCGTGGCGGTCCAGAGAAACTTTCTCGATCGCGCCAATGCCGGACTTGCAGCCGATCTTCCCAAGCCCAAGCTGACATTGGGGCGACCGCTTGCAGGCGCCGTTCAGTTATACCGGCCGGGCAATTGCCTCGGCATCGCTGAGGGGATCGAGACCGCGGAATCCGCGGCGCTTCTGCTGGGTATCCCGGTCTGGGCGGCTCTTGGCAGTGAACGACTGGCCCGTATCGCGATCCCCGATTTCGTCGAGCGCCTCATTCTCCTGCCCGACAATGATCTCGCCGGCCGCCTGGCCGAGCGACAGGCCCAGCTCGCCTATGCGCGCGCCGGTCGCGAGATCGTGACCCATTGGCCCTGGTATCGGTTGAACGATTGGAACCGCGTGCTGCTGCGGGAGGGGAAGGAGGTGGGTGATCGGGTGCGGTTAGCGGCCTGA
- a CDS encoding helix-turn-helix transcriptional regulator yields MVDQFNFKKMINGFLSVQMEDQLHLHLEQCAFDLGFRQFAMGHHVDLSGPPQDAIRITNYHPAWIERSLGEGYFVYDPVHLASTRTAMGFLWSDVPTMIRLTQKQKIILDAARPYGLSEGYTIPVHVPGEYRGTCSFGGDSLERLRPNALPIANMIGTYAFEAARRIMRTRRGIPQGLDALPQLTERQRDSLVLVARGKGDPEIGVLLGISAATAHEHVENVRRAYGNAQRPLLIARALFDGQISFSEVFGR; encoded by the coding sequence ATGGTGGACCAGTTTAACTTCAAGAAGATGATCAACGGCTTCCTGAGCGTGCAGATGGAGGATCAGTTACATCTCCATTTGGAACAATGTGCCTTTGATCTTGGATTTCGACAGTTCGCCATGGGGCATCATGTCGACCTCTCAGGGCCTCCACAGGACGCCATTCGTATCACCAACTATCATCCCGCATGGATCGAACGATCGCTCGGCGAAGGTTATTTCGTCTACGATCCCGTCCATTTGGCGAGCACCCGGACCGCGATGGGCTTTCTCTGGTCCGATGTGCCGACGATGATCCGGCTCACCCAGAAGCAGAAGATCATCCTCGATGCAGCCCGCCCCTATGGTCTCAGCGAAGGCTATACAATTCCTGTGCATGTTCCTGGAGAGTATCGCGGCACCTGTTCCTTCGGCGGGGACTCGTTGGAACGGCTTCGCCCCAACGCACTGCCGATCGCCAACATGATCGGGACTTATGCGTTCGAAGCGGCGCGCCGCATCATGCGAACGCGCCGCGGAATTCCCCAGGGTCTGGACGCGCTGCCCCAGTTGACCGAACGCCAGCGCGACTCGCTCGTTCTGGTCGCACGCGGAAAAGGAGATCCGGAAATCGGTGTTCTCCTCGGAATCTCGGCGGCGACCGCGCATGAACATGTCGAGAATGTCCGCCGCGCCTATGGCAACGCGCAACGCCCGCTCCTGATCGCGCGGGCGTTGTTCGATGGTCAGATCTCCTTTTCGGAAGTGTTTGGACGCTGA
- a CDS encoding acyl-homoserine-lactone synthase — protein sequence MIQYFAGHARPGASAILDNMHRDRKRVFVDMRQWEVPVVDGQFEIDQFDGEDAVYLISAAEDGEHFGSIRLLPTDRPHLLGSIFPHLCDGPPPSGADIWEITRGCLSPRLRAAERLRVRNRLTTAAVQYALLHGITRFVCVADSGWLTQILTLGWHCEPLGEPRMIADSTTGALQIHISGRTIEQLRQAGTYASVTLQLGGVATPLAA from the coding sequence ATGATTCAATATTTCGCGGGCCATGCCCGCCCAGGCGCCTCGGCTATACTCGACAATATGCACCGGGACCGCAAGCGCGTGTTCGTCGATATGCGCCAATGGGAAGTTCCAGTCGTCGACGGGCAATTCGAGATCGATCAGTTCGACGGCGAGGATGCCGTCTATCTGATCAGCGCGGCAGAGGACGGTGAGCATTTCGGATCGATCCGCCTGCTGCCGACCGACCGGCCGCATCTGCTGGGCTCGATCTTTCCACATCTGTGCGATGGGCCGCCTCCGTCCGGAGCCGATATCTGGGAGATCACCCGCGGCTGCCTTTCGCCGCGCCTGCGCGCGGCGGAACGGCTGCGTGTTCGGAACCGCCTTACGACGGCCGCAGTGCAATATGCGCTGCTGCATGGCATCACGCGCTTCGTCTGCGTCGCGGATTCAGGATGGCTGACCCAGATCCTGACGCTGGGTTGGCACTGCGAGCCGCTCGGAGAGCCCCGGATGATTGCCGACTCCACGACGGGCGCGTTGCAAATCCATATCTCCGGACGGACAATTGAGCAGCTCCGCCAAGCCGGCACCTATGCCTCGGTTACCCTTCAACTCGGCGGCGTCGCAACGCCGCTTGCGGCGTAG
- a CDS encoding phytanoyl-CoA dioxygenase family protein, translating into MLMEPIPDPRDIAVATWVEALSADGYCIIPDAISPAAVDVLATDLADDFARTPHASGPFYGEWTKRFHGLLRRSPHMDAFVRHALVLEIVESILGAGCDSIQLNLTQAIEILPGGRVQPPHRDQDMWPVRAPGVEYLVNVMWPFTPYTEANGATRIWPGSHLRQDEILIDPVEAIPAELDPGAALLFLGSTLHGGGANRTAISRRGMIVSYSLGWLKPYELPWLAYPPEVARAFPARLAALAGYRAHRPNLGTFEGRCPSTLLDEKAAGSLGAVDALRPEQEALIEQFYAGTLPAGLRLADRR; encoded by the coding sequence ATGCTCATGGAGCCCATCCCTGACCCAAGGGACATTGCCGTCGCAACATGGGTGGAAGCGCTGTCCGCTGATGGCTATTGCATCATCCCCGATGCGATCTCGCCTGCCGCGGTCGACGTTCTCGCCACCGATCTTGCGGACGATTTCGCCAGGACGCCACATGCGTCGGGACCATTTTACGGCGAATGGACCAAGCGCTTTCATGGTTTGCTGCGGCGATCACCCCACATGGACGCGTTCGTTCGTCACGCGCTCGTGCTGGAGATCGTCGAGAGCATCCTGGGGGCCGGCTGCGACAGCATCCAGCTCAACCTCACCCAGGCGATCGAAATCCTGCCCGGCGGTCGTGTCCAGCCCCCGCACCGGGACCAGGATATGTGGCCGGTGCGGGCGCCCGGGGTCGAATATCTGGTCAATGTGATGTGGCCGTTCACGCCGTACACCGAAGCCAATGGCGCCACGCGCATTTGGCCGGGGAGCCATCTGCGACAGGACGAGATCCTCATCGATCCTGTAGAAGCGATCCCGGCCGAGCTTGATCCGGGGGCCGCCCTCCTGTTTCTGGGCTCCACGCTGCATGGTGGCGGCGCGAACCGAACGGCGATTTCGCGACGCGGCATGATCGTGAGCTACAGCCTGGGCTGGCTCAAGCCTTATGAATTGCCGTGGCTGGCTTATCCCCCCGAGGTCGCGCGCGCGTTCCCTGCCCGCCTCGCCGCGCTTGCGGGCTATCGGGCCCATCGGCCCAATCTCGGCACGTTCGAAGGGCGCTGTCCCTCGACACTGCTCGACGAGAAGGCCGCTGGCTCCCTTGGCGCTGTCGATGCACTGAGGCCGGAACAGGAAGCGCTGATCGAGCAATTTTATGCTGGAACATTGCCGGCCGGGCTGCGGCTGGCGGATCGGAGGTGA
- a CDS encoding MarR family winged helix-turn-helix transcriptional regulator yields MSGALPSVMATLDRCVMISLAVRAHCLLGNRFGSDLFSMPALNMLFDLYAREDRRPRSLTSLCGASKAPARTALRMIHRMIERNLLVRTPDPRDQRRINVDLSPEGTALLDAYFDGLLDILAKPELKECPP; encoded by the coding sequence ATGAGCGGCGCCCTACCCAGCGTCATGGCAACGCTCGACCGGTGCGTGATGATCAGCCTTGCAGTTCGCGCGCACTGCCTCCTCGGCAACCGATTTGGCAGCGACCTGTTTTCGATGCCGGCTCTCAACATGCTGTTTGATCTGTATGCGCGCGAGGATCGCCGGCCCAGATCGTTGACCAGCCTTTGCGGCGCATCGAAGGCGCCGGCCCGGACTGCGTTGCGGATGATCCACCGAATGATCGAGCGTAATCTGCTCGTCCGGACACCCGATCCGCGTGATCAGCGCCGGATCAATGTCGACCTATCGCCCGAGGGAACCGCGTTGCTCGACGCCTATTTCGATGGCCTTCTCGACATACTTGCGAAGCCCGAACTGAAGGAGTGTCCGCCATGA
- a CDS encoding RNA polymerase sigma factor gives MPEPDDGGGQSTEPEGIDRKQLEAVYRSEAPRLKRLLKRKIWIEDDRNDIVQEAFTRLAESKSGAASQNPGAYLQGIVRHLLADRVRRWARARSHAILDVAIGPESLGPDAAAEINQMRERYRAAVDTLPPKTREVYMLHRAEELEYKQIAERLGISIRTVEWHVAQAIIRISKSINTDG, from the coding sequence ATGCCGGAGCCGGATGATGGCGGCGGTCAGAGCACCGAGCCGGAGGGTATCGATCGCAAGCAGCTCGAGGCGGTCTATCGCTCCGAGGCTCCGCGCCTCAAACGGCTTCTCAAGCGCAAAATCTGGATCGAAGACGACCGCAACGATATCGTCCAGGAGGCCTTCACCCGTCTTGCTGAATCCAAATCGGGTGCGGCGTCGCAGAACCCCGGCGCGTACCTGCAGGGAATTGTCCGGCACCTCCTCGCGGACAGGGTACGGCGATGGGCCAGGGCACGATCGCATGCCATATTGGATGTGGCGATCGGTCCAGAGTCGCTTGGACCCGATGCGGCGGCCGAGATAAACCAGATGCGCGAGCGTTACCGCGCTGCCGTCGATACTCTCCCGCCGAAAACGCGTGAGGTCTATATGCTACACCGCGCGGAGGAACTGGAATATAAGCAGATCGCCGAGAGGCTTGGTATTAGTATCCGCACAGTGGAATGGCACGTGGCTCAGGCAATCATCCGGATCAGCAAGAGCATCAACACCGATGGGTGA
- a CDS encoding FecR family protein, which produces MGENEIPGDAPRQDQLLEEASFWFARMRGPDAEQYRADFDAWLALGAVHLGAYNRAGEIFALGKFLAESPNAAADSDDNDGSPTRSRWRGFALLAGFLMVVGLGAWVGQDSLLRTFGRTPEIASVDPAAAPDGQRLSTVGSVRRSFRLDDGSTVTLDAESVVSTVFDSQRRALRLERGRARFEVAHETRPFVVLAGGGSVTARGTIFDVIINPDSGVTVRLLRGEVDVVRPSQADDADRGKQAITRLAPGEELSFGDSRLPDLASATRVRDAVAVASLPDIPAAKEFDMAPLSEVIAEANRGSAIPIRVADPAVGALKVSGRFRVDNPELTADRLATLFDLEIDRTHQNEILLRSRSTM; this is translated from the coding sequence ATGGGTGAAAATGAGATACCGGGCGATGCGCCCCGGCAGGATCAGTTGCTCGAAGAGGCCTCCTTCTGGTTCGCGCGCATGCGCGGCCCGGACGCTGAACAGTATCGCGCGGATTTTGACGCCTGGCTCGCCCTCGGGGCCGTCCATCTTGGCGCCTATAATCGCGCCGGGGAGATTTTTGCCCTCGGGAAATTTCTGGCCGAATCGCCTAATGCGGCGGCCGACAGCGATGACAATGATGGCTCTCCGACACGTTCGCGCTGGCGCGGATTTGCGCTGCTGGCCGGTTTCCTGATGGTCGTTGGGCTCGGTGCTTGGGTCGGACAGGACTCCCTCTTGAGGACGTTTGGTAGAACCCCCGAGATCGCTTCGGTGGATCCGGCAGCGGCGCCCGACGGCCAACGGCTCTCGACGGTGGGCAGTGTGCGCCGCAGCTTCAGGCTGGACGACGGCTCGACAGTCACCCTGGACGCCGAAAGCGTTGTTTCGACGGTATTCGACAGCCAGCGGCGCGCGCTGCGCCTTGAGCGCGGGCGGGCGCGTTTCGAGGTCGCCCATGAAACCAGGCCCTTCGTCGTCCTTGCTGGTGGAGGAAGCGTGACAGCAAGGGGAACGATCTTCGACGTCATCATCAACCCGGACAGCGGCGTGACGGTACGACTGCTGCGCGGCGAGGTGGATGTCGTGCGCCCCAGCCAGGCGGACGACGCGGACAGAGGCAAGCAGGCCATCACGCGCCTAGCGCCTGGGGAAGAACTAAGCTTCGGGGACAGCAGGCTCCCTGATCTAGCCTCGGCGACGAGGGTTCGCGATGCCGTCGCTGTCGCTTCGCTACCAGATATTCCGGCGGCCAAAGAGTTCGACATGGCACCCTTGTCCGAGGTGATCGCCGAGGCCAATCGGGGTTCTGCAATCCCGATCCGCGTCGCCGATCCAGCGGTAGGAGCGCTCAAGGTCTCGGGTCGTTTCCGGGTCGATAACCCTGAACTGACGGCCGACCGGCTCGCAACCCTGTTCGATCTCGAAATCGACCGCACCCACCAAAATGAGATTCTCCTCCGGTCCCGATCAACAATGTGA
- a CDS encoding TonB-dependent receptor domain-containing protein codes for MGEIMGLVRNGVRIRLLAAVAISASAIAAPASAQNGERQEYNVKAGDLGAALRTISRLSGREIIFSAEAVKGKHAPRLRGTYNADDAVRTLLEGSDLTAEFRKDVILIRGRSEASGEVNYRPTDQEDIVVTGSHIRGGDTTSPLVSRSRDQISARGITDLGSYARSIPQNFTGGQNPGVVGSLQEGSENFSTSSTMNLRGIGADATLTLLNGHRVAYDAIGQGVDISAIPLAAVERIDVIADGSSALYGSDAVGGVANIILRRDFKGVETSIRFGAATDGGAEQQQYSIVAGDRWTGGGFMIAGDYNKSTAIRAGQRETTAKLFPTGIIYPPLDQISAVVAGHQDITDRLIFEIDGQFSRRKATSAFAFLTTSGYQFSGNYGRRKTQSYSVAPHLRLRLDGGWQAQLSGVIGSSDAGALVSSYSQGRETIRNQISYINDLRTAEIGADGPLFSLPAGEVQLAVGAGYRGNTLNTNIRSTRGAITTTPTSYVSQQDVVFGYGELSLPLVGENNQLPLIRLLKLTAALRYEDYAHVGGTATPKIGLRYSPVRDLDISATWGRSFKAPTLAQASRTPTGDLLPADFFVPEAPGGVPVLFLGGAIPGLAPERATSWNTTITYKPSFIEGLRIEASYFETHYRDRVVEPLGDGDGVFGNPIYNALILYSPAATQVNQAIANLPLGLTNQTGQPFNPAAVGAIADNRLQNAASQHIKGVDLAIGYSGNIGPQDRLELTGNATYLESDRKLSAGQPALQRAGTIFDPPHWRGSISASWIHDQLSVTGTANYIGGTLDDRFQPFVRVGSFTSFDLIGQLHSGDDQGPLSGVGVTLAVTDLFNTKPATIRNSSAAAPPYDATNYPVVGRVVSLKLTKRW; via the coding sequence ATGGGGGAAATCATGGGGTTAGTGCGGAACGGGGTTCGGATTCGGCTGCTTGCGGCGGTGGCGATTAGTGCATCGGCGATCGCCGCGCCGGCCAGCGCACAGAATGGCGAACGGCAGGAATATAACGTCAAGGCTGGAGATCTTGGCGCCGCACTAAGAACCATCAGTCGTCTTTCGGGTCGCGAAATTATCTTCAGTGCGGAGGCGGTCAAGGGCAAACATGCTCCCCGCCTCCGCGGAACCTACAATGCTGACGACGCAGTCCGGACGTTGCTGGAGGGCAGCGACCTCACCGCCGAATTCCGAAAGGACGTCATTCTCATCCGGGGGCGATCGGAGGCGTCGGGCGAGGTAAACTATCGCCCGACGGACCAAGAAGATATCGTCGTTACCGGTTCGCACATCAGGGGCGGCGACACGACATCGCCGCTCGTCTCTCGGTCGCGAGACCAGATTTCGGCGCGCGGCATAACCGATCTTGGCTCATATGCTCGCAGCATTCCCCAAAATTTCACCGGGGGTCAAAATCCTGGAGTGGTCGGAAGCCTCCAGGAGGGGTCCGAAAATTTCAGTACCTCATCGACAATGAACCTGCGCGGCATCGGAGCGGACGCAACGCTGACGCTCCTGAACGGGCACAGAGTTGCCTACGACGCGATCGGCCAGGGCGTTGATATTTCCGCCATCCCCCTGGCCGCAGTCGAACGAATCGACGTCATCGCCGACGGCTCATCGGCGCTCTATGGTTCGGACGCCGTCGGCGGCGTTGCCAATATCATACTGCGCCGAGATTTTAAGGGCGTCGAGACGTCGATCCGCTTTGGCGCCGCCACGGACGGCGGTGCCGAGCAACAACAATATTCGATCGTGGCAGGAGACCGGTGGACCGGCGGTGGCTTCATGATTGCCGGAGATTACAACAAATCGACGGCAATCAGGGCCGGCCAACGCGAGACAACGGCCAAGCTATTCCCGACTGGTATCATTTATCCCCCCCTCGATCAGATCTCAGCGGTCGTCGCCGGCCATCAGGACATCACCGACCGTCTGATCTTCGAGATCGATGGGCAATTCAGTCGCCGCAAAGCAACTTCTGCCTTCGCCTTTCTCACGACGTCTGGCTATCAGTTCAGCGGCAACTATGGTCGCCGAAAGACGCAGTCCTATTCTGTAGCCCCTCACCTTCGCCTTCGCCTGGACGGTGGTTGGCAGGCTCAACTTTCGGGTGTCATCGGCTCAAGTGATGCAGGCGCGCTCGTGAGCAGCTATTCACAGGGCCGCGAAACCATTCGAAATCAAATTTCCTATATCAACGATCTGCGCACGGCAGAAATTGGCGCCGACGGCCCGCTATTTTCCTTGCCGGCTGGCGAAGTACAGCTCGCTGTCGGCGCAGGATATCGGGGCAATACACTCAACACCAATATCCGATCCACGCGCGGCGCCATAACGACCACACCCACCAGCTATGTCTCGCAGCAGGATGTAGTCTTTGGCTATGGTGAGCTCTCGCTGCCGCTTGTCGGCGAGAATAATCAGCTGCCGCTCATTAGGCTGTTGAAGCTAACGGCCGCCCTCCGATACGAAGATTACGCTCATGTAGGCGGAACAGCGACGCCCAAGATCGGCCTCCGCTACTCTCCGGTTCGCGACCTTGACATAAGCGCCACGTGGGGACGGTCGTTCAAGGCGCCCACGCTGGCGCAGGCGAGCCGAACGCCCACCGGCGATCTCTTGCCGGCGGATTTCTTCGTGCCCGAGGCGCCTGGTGGCGTGCCCGTGCTGTTTCTGGGCGGTGCGATTCCAGGCCTCGCCCCGGAGCGCGCGACCAGCTGGAACACGACGATAACGTACAAACCGAGCTTCATTGAAGGCTTGCGGATCGAAGCCTCCTATTTCGAAACCCATTATCGCGACAGGGTCGTCGAACCGCTGGGCGATGGCGATGGCGTGTTTGGAAACCCAATCTACAATGCTCTGATCCTTTATTCGCCGGCGGCGACGCAGGTAAACCAGGCAATAGCAAATCTGCCGCTTGGTCTGACGAACCAAACAGGCCAACCCTTCAATCCGGCCGCGGTCGGTGCGATCGCTGACAACCGGCTCCAGAATGCAGCAAGCCAGCACATCAAGGGCGTGGACCTAGCCATCGGCTACAGTGGCAACATCGGCCCACAAGACCGGCTGGAACTGACCGGCAACGCCACATATCTGGAGAGCGATCGAAAGCTGAGCGCGGGGCAACCGGCGCTTCAAAGGGCCGGAACAATTTTCGACCCACCGCACTGGCGTGGGAGTATCAGCGCGTCCTGGATCCACGATCAACTGAGCGTGACAGGAACTGCCAATTATATAGGGGGCACTCTCGACGACCGCTTTCAGCCTTTCGTCCGCGTCGGATCCTTCACGAGCTTCGACCTGATTGGACAGCTTCATTCCGGCGACGATCAAGGCCCTCTCTCCGGCGTGGGAGTGACTCTCGCCGTCACGGATTTGTTCAACACGAAGCCCGCGACGATCCGAAATTCATCAGCCGCAGCGCCTCCCTATGATGCGACAAATTATCCGGTTGTTGGACGGGTGGTCAGTCTAAAGCTCACGAAGCGCTGGTAA